The Argiope bruennichi chromosome 9, qqArgBrue1.1, whole genome shotgun sequence genome contains a region encoding:
- the LOC129984323 gene encoding denticleless protein homolog, with protein sequence MFILSYLNNRQLGLSQRGLCVSNFQLNLDNLLSKLVCLQADVFDSQGTIGMPVPPFACKFRKAQDLDLLAVATEEGNILLIDTEYRNEVIKSFVAHHNAIFDICWLPTKDAVITGAGDFLCRLFDTSTCQLISSYKGHTATVRSVDVCNTQNAIFASGSRDGNISVWDRRERSGKNCDKPSILIQSAHSLKHVSCSSKRNSMSLDNSKSSVSAVAFQEEYKLASVGVGDGLVKVWDLRKTYVSNPTRLHTPRYQLKYSNDKNTHGCTSLVFDSLYKKLYCCGTANLIYQFDFHSYSNEVVTYCGFKCNSYYVKLAISPDDQYLICGSSDNRAYIWKTSVPGSPILALPGHSAEVTSVAWSPFNATKLVTSGDDNKIFLWNVMKNQEENIHVNDNNVEASAKIYTKEEDISPSKHAIQSTESTKRMSTTLPSPRVESGQNMKSIKSFFSPVTQPVSQSATNKDSLQITSPSSSHTDPSKCGTPVASNQPRSPCKLKNDSDVPGSNMTSPSPTKSTPHGKENSMVKMATMDSNSITKSNGQSKRKASEPNRICRYHPRGCGRTRGHTRCGKKIVIRPSPHNIKAYFSPASGE encoded by the exons atgtttattttatcatatttaaataatcgaCAGCTTGGCTTGAGTCAAAGAGGTTTATGTGTTT ctAATTTCCAactaaatttagataatttattatcaaagttAGTTTGTCTGCAAGCTGATGTATTTGACTCGCAGGGAACG ATAGGAATGCCTGTGCCTCCATTTGCTTGCAAATTTAGGAAAG ctcaGGACTTAGATTTGCTAGCTGTTGCTACTGAAGAAGGCAACATACTTTTAATTGATACAGAATATAGGAATGAAGTCATTAAAT caTTTGTTGCTCATCATAATGCCATTTTTGACATTTGCTGGCTGCCTACCAAAGATGCAGTCATCACAGGTGCTGGAGATTTCTTGTGCCGTTTATTTGATACTTCTACTTGTCAGTTGATTTCATCTTACAAAGGACATACAGCCACTGTTAGAAGTGTAGATGTATGTAATACACAAAATg caatatttgcTAGTGGATCAAGGGATGGCAATATAAGTGTCTGGGACAGAAGAGAAAGAA GTGGGAAAAATTGTGACAAACCATCTATTTTAATCCAGTCAGCACACAGTCTCAAGCACGTGAGCTGTAGTTCCAAAAGAAACTCTATGTCCTTA GATAATTCTAAAAGCAGTGTTTCTGCTGTGGCTTTTCAAGAGGAATATAAACTTGCTTCTGTTGGTGTTGGGGATGG CCTTGTAAAAGTGTGGGATCTAAGAAAAACGTATGTTAGTAATCCTACTCGCCTTCATACGCCACGTTACCAGTTAAAGTATAGTAATGACAAGAATACACATG GTTGCACAAGCTTAGTTTTTGATTCTTTGTACAAGAAGCTGTATTGTTGTGGAACAGCCAATCTAATATACCAGTTTGACTTTCACTCATACAGCAATGAAG TTGTCACATACTGTGGATTTAAATGCAACTCCTATTACGTGAAGTTAGCTATCAGCCCTGATGACCAATATTTAATATGTGGTTCCAGTGATAACAGAGCTTATATTTGGAAA ACTAGCGTACCAGGATCTCCAATATTAGCATTGCCAGGCCATTCGGCTGAAGTTACTTCTGTAGCTTGGAGCCCCTTCAATGCTACTAAG cTTGTAACTTCTGGAGATGATAATAAGATATTTCTATGGAATGTAATGAAAAACCAAGAAGAAAACATTCATGTCAATGATAATAATGTTGAAGCATCAGCAAAAATCTATACtaaag AAGAAGACATATCCCCCTCTAAGCATGCTATTCAGTCAACTGAATCTACAAAAAGGATGAGTACAACTCTTCCATCTCCAAGAGTTGAATCTGGACAAAATATGAAGTCAATCAAGAGCTTTTTTTCGCCAGTTACACAACCTGTGTCTCAGTCTGCTACAAACAAAGATAGTCTACAGATCACTTCCCCATCCTCTAGTCACACTGATCCCAGTAAGTGTGGGACTCCTGTTGCTTCCAATCAGCCAAGATCCCCTTGTAAGTTAAAGAATGACAGTGATGTGCCAGGGTCAAACATGACCTCACCTTCCCCTACCAAGTCTACTCCTCATGGTAAAGAAAATAGTATGGTGAAAATGGCAACTATGGACTCTAATTCTATTACTAAGAGTAATGGACAGTCAAAAAGAAAAGCTTCGGAACCAAACAGAATCTGCAGGTATCATCCTCGAGGTTGTGGAAGAACAAGAGGGCACACCAGATGT